In the Pungitius pungitius chromosome 5, fPunPun2.1, whole genome shotgun sequence genome, one interval contains:
- the atxn2 gene encoding ataxin-2 isoform X2 has protein sequence MSMKAGGNRSKPGGGSTSGAAAAASGAGGSGGGRQNLGRGRHGGKGAAAVIFNGVYANMRMVHVLTSVVGTKCELKVKNGAVYEGVFKTYGPECDLVLDAAHRKSPEPSIAPRKEDIVESIIFKASDVVVVTFKDVDLNFARKVSSDADNFTDSAVSAKINGEHKEKDLEPWDGGETHNSDSLESLDTDVSNGWDPNDMFKYNEEKYGVLSTYDSSLSTYTVPLERDNSEEFLKREARAAQLAEEIEASATYKARVALENDERSEEEKYTAVMRGERDTHTLSSVCVSRENKYIPPGQRNREAMSWAPGRQNSPRLAQSSAGPPTPRPGPHDYSPTSGPDQRVVNGGSSHWPSPCPSPSSRPPSRYQSGPSSLPPRATTPTRPPSRPPSRPSRPPSHSSHPSYPSSSSSFSHHGPTSPASTLPKRMSSEGPPRMSPKSQRTPRAHRVPPCRTTGVPPGGDLISHNAPGEVPVTQPTRSSSSGGTWSSVVSGAHRPRSPRQNSTGGASSLPAPQTGPAPVETVAAVTSASSPPTAASPAPTVVASASGDAKECRVQETRQTSPTANKENIKPLESSASITRTVCKGLPSMAPDHRKQIDNLKKFSVDFRLQSSSNPEASFDQKVTKPPRDAGDKPKDLSLDKASAVGREGTEDGAAGPSVGAPAPSTTNATKPGSPAALSPSPSAPDQKRAGLDVTSQGVQTAASSFGGPKHEEEEEKKEAVHDQVRKSTLNPNANEFKPRINAQHKPANTPTPPRPQGQPSPSIVVQQPQTVYGQTVCFPQMYPLTPVSPGVQKSIIWKSPAMYQVQMPHMTVSQSKPYRPVPNMPQQRPDQHHPPGAPTMMHPATAAGPPIVAQNPAYSAQYFTCSPQQFTSQPLVQQMAHYQSQAQHVFSPVMQGSARMMAPPTHGQPTLVSSSTTQYPEQTHTMYVSQGPMPQQYPHPSATLHPHQQHPQPSATPTGQGQQGGPQQHGGPPNHPAASPVQHHQHHQQHQQQHQQHQQHQQAAAAAAAAAQALHLANQPQQQQMYSALAPTPPSMTPGPNPQSPQASFPSAQQTVYIHPQQVQHGYNHNHMAHVQQAHMQSGMVQSHHPGQTHPTMMLMATPPGGPQQQMPQNALNPIPVSSTTHFSYLAHPQVQAHHQQQL, from the exons ATGTCAATGAAGGCCGGTGGAAATCGCAGCAAGCCTGGCGGAGGCAGCACCTCtggtgccgccgccgccgcctccggtGCTGGAGGAAGCGGTGGGGGACGACAGAATCTGGGCAG ggGAAGACACGGTGGTAAAGGTGCCGCAGCA gTCATTTTCAATGGTGTATATGCAAATATGAGGATGGTCCATGTCTTGACTTCAGTGGTG GGAACCAAGTGTGAGCTGAAAGTGAAAAATGGAGCAGTCTATGAAGGAGTATTTAAGACATACGGTCCAGAG TGTGACCTGGTGTTGGATGCAGCCCACAGAAAGAGCCCAGAGCCAAGCATAGCTCCCAGGAAAGAAGATATTGTGGAAAGCATCATTTTCAAGGCATCAGATGTCGTTGTGGTGACCTTCAAAGATGTGGACCTGAATTTCGCCAGGAAAG TCTCCTCTGATGCAG ACAACTTCACAGATTCGGCAGTGAGCGCTAAGATCAATGGCGAGCATAAAGAGAAGGATCTAGAGCCATGGGATGGAGGGGAGACACACAACTCTGACAGCCTCGAGTCTCTGGATACAGATGTG TCAAATGGCTGGGACCCCAATGACATGTTCAAGTACAACGAGGAGAAGTATGGAGTCTTGTCTACATATGACAGCAGCTTGTCAACATATAC CGTCCCCCTGGAGCGAGACAACTCTGAAGAGTTCCTTAAGAGAGAAGCACGTGCTGCCCAGCTGGCAGAGGAGATTGAGGCCAGTGCCACGTATAAGGCCCGTGTGGCCCTGGAGAACGATGAACGCTCTGAGGAGGAGAAATACACTGCTGTAATGCGTGGAGAAAgggacactcacacacttaGCAG tgtgtgtgtttccagagaGAACAAGTACATTCCTCCAGGTCAGAGGAACAGGGAGGCGATGTCCTGGGCACCCGGCCGTCAGAATTCCCCCCGTCTGGCTCAGAGCTCAGCGGGACCCCCGACTCCTCGACCTGGACCTCACGACTACAGTCCCACCTCCGGGCCCGACCAGAGGGTGGTTAACGGAG GTTCATCCCATTGGCCCTCACCctgtccgtctccttcctcccgCCCCCCTTCTCGTTACCAGTCTggcccctcctccctgcctcctcgGGCGACCACGCCCACCAGACCACCCTCCAGACCCCCCTCTCGACCTTCCAGGCCTCCCTCTCATTCATCCCACCCCTCCtatccctcctcctcatcctccttttcCCACCATGGGCCCACATCGCCAGCCTCCACTCTGCCCAAACGCATGTCTTCAGAAG GCCCACCCAGGATGTCTCCAAAGTCCCAGCGGACGCCTCGTGCGCACAGAGTGCCACCCTGTCGGACTACTGGAGTCCCACCAGGAGGTGATTtgatttcccacaatgcccctGGAGAGGTCCCAGTGACTCAACCGACCAGGAGCAGTTCCTCAGGGGGGACATGGTCCTCTGTTGTTAGTGGAG CTCACAGACCTCGCTCCCCCAGACAGAATAGTACTGGTGGAGCCTCTTCCCTTCCAGCACCCCAGACAGGACCAGCTCCTGTGGAAACAGTTGCTGCAGTGACAtcagcttcctctcctcctactGCTGCTAGCCCCGCCCCGACTGTGGTTGCCTCGGCCTCAGGAGATG CAAAAGAGTGCCGTGTCCAGGAGACAAGACAGACATCCCCCACTGCAAACAAGGAAAACATCAAGCCCTTGGAAAGCTCAGCTAGTATCACCAGAACAGTCTGTAAAG GACTTCCTTCTATGGCGCCAGATCACAGAAAACAAATCGATAATTTAAAGAAATTTAGTGTTGATTTTAGG TTGCAGTCTAGTTCAAACCCAGAAGCTTCTTTTGACCAGAAGGTGACCAAGCCGCCCAGAGATGCAGGAGACAAGCCGAAAGACCTCTCCCTGGACAAAGCCTCAGCAGTGGGGCGGGAAGGCACTGAAGACGGTGCTGCTGGCCCCTCCGTTGGCGCCCCCGCTCCATCCACCACAAACGCCACTAAGCCCGGCAGCCCCGCTGCGCTGTCCCCGTCTCCATCAGCCCCCGACCAAAAGAGGGCGGGACTGGATGTGACATCACAGGGAGTTCAGACAGCCGCGTCCTCGTTCGGTGGACCGAagcatgaagaggaggaggagaaaaaggaggcaGTGCACGA TCAAGTGAGAAAATCCACCTTGAACCCGAATGCCAATGAGTTCAAACCCAGGATCAATGCGCAG CACAAACCAGCAAACACCCCGACGCCCCCCCGGCCCCAGGGCCAGCCCAGCCCCTCCATCGTGGTGCAGCAGCCTCAAACTGTGTACGGCCAGACAGTCTGCTTCCCACAGATGTATCCCCTCACACCGGTCAGCCCTGGAGTGCAG AAAAGCATAATATGGAAG TCCCCAGCCATGTACCAGGTCCAGATGCCTCATATGACAGTCAGCCAGTCTAAACCCTACAGACCAG TTCCCAACATGCCCCAGCAGAGGCCAGATCAGCACCACCCGCCCGGCGCCCCCACTATGATGCACCCAGCCACGGCCGCGGGACCCCCTATTGTAGCACAGAACCCGGCCTACTCTGCCCAATACTTCACCTGCAGCCCACAGCAGTTCACCAGTCAGCCGCTGGTGCAGCAAATGGCGCATTACCAGTCACAG GCGCAGCATGTGTTCAGTCCGGTAATGCAGGGCAGTGCCAGGATGATGGCGCCTCCCACACACGGCCAACCCACGCTCGTCTCTTCGTCAACTACGCAGTACCCCGAGCAGACACACACCATGTATG TGTCTCAAGGGCCGATGCCTCAGCAGTACCCCCACCCCAGCGCCACCTTGCACCCTCACCAACAGCACCCCCAGCCCTCTGCCACACCCACCGGCCAAGGCCAGCAGGGTGGTCCACAACAACATGGAGGTCCTCCTAACCACCCAGCTGCCAGCCCAGTccagcaccatcagcaccatcagcagcatcagcagcagcatcagcagcatcagcagcaccagcaggccGCTGCAG cggcagcagcagcagcgcaggcCCTCCACCTGGCCAACCAGCcccaacagcagcagatgtaTTCTGCCTTGGCCCCCACTCCTCCCTCCATGACCCCGGGGCCCAATCCCCAGTCCCCCCAGGCATCGTTCCCCTCCGCCCAGCAGACGGTCTACATCCACCCACAGCAGGTGCAGCACGGCTACAACCACAACCACATGGCACACGTGCAGCAG GCCCATATGCAGT
- the atxn2 gene encoding ataxin-2 isoform X1: MSMKAGGNRSKPGGGSTSGAAAAASGAGGSGGGRQNLGRGRHGGKGAAAVIFNGVYANMRMVHVLTSVVGTKCELKVKNGAVYEGVFKTYGPECDLVLDAAHRKSPEPSIAPRKEDIVESIIFKASDVVVVTFKDVDLNFARKVSSDADNFTDSAVSAKINGEHKEKDLEPWDGGETHNSDSLESLDTDVSNGWDPNDMFKYNEEKYGVLSTYDSSLSTYTVPLERDNSEEFLKREARAAQLAEEIEASATYKARVALENDERSEEEKYTAVMRGERDTHTLSSVCVSRENKYIPPGQRNREAMSWAPGRQNSPRLAQSSAGPPTPRPGPHDYSPTSGPDQRVVNGGSSHWPSPCPSPSSRPPSRYQSGPSSLPPRATTPTRPPSRPPSRPSRPPSHSSHPSYPSSSSSFSHHGPTSPASTLPKRMSSEGPPRMSPKSQRTPRAHRVPPCRTTGVPPGGDLISHNAPGEVPVTQPTRSSSSGGTWSSVVSGAHRPRSPRQNSTGGASSLPAPQTGPAPVETVAAVTSASSPPTAASPAPTVVASASGDAKECRVQETRQTSPTANKENIKPLESSASITRTVCKGLPSMAPDHRKQIDNLKKFSVDFRLQSSSNPEASFDQKVTKPPRDAGDKPKDLSLDKASAVGREGTEDGAAGPSVGAPAPSTTNATKPGSPAALSPSPSAPDQKRAGLDVTSQGVQTAASSFGGPKHEEEEEKKEAVHDQVRKSTLNPNANEFKPRINAQHKPANTPTPPRPQGQPSPSIVVQQPQTVYGQTVCFPQMYPLTPVSPGVQKSIIWKSPAMYQVQMPHMTVSQSKPYRPGKVPNMPQQRPDQHHPPGAPTMMHPATAAGPPIVAQNPAYSAQYFTCSPQQFTSQPLVQQMAHYQSQAQHVFSPVMQGSARMMAPPTHGQPTLVSSSTTQYPEQTHTMYVSQGPMPQQYPHPSATLHPHQQHPQPSATPTGQGQQGGPQQHGGPPNHPAASPVQHHQHHQQHQQQHQQHQQHQQAAAAAAAAAQALHLANQPQQQQMYSALAPTPPSMTPGPNPQSPQASFPSAQQTVYIHPQQVQHGYNHNHMAHVQQAHMQSGMVQSHHPGQTHPTMMLMATPPGGPQQQMPQNALNPIPVSSTTHFSYLAHPQVQAHHQQQL; encoded by the exons ATGTCAATGAAGGCCGGTGGAAATCGCAGCAAGCCTGGCGGAGGCAGCACCTCtggtgccgccgccgccgcctccggtGCTGGAGGAAGCGGTGGGGGACGACAGAATCTGGGCAG ggGAAGACACGGTGGTAAAGGTGCCGCAGCA gTCATTTTCAATGGTGTATATGCAAATATGAGGATGGTCCATGTCTTGACTTCAGTGGTG GGAACCAAGTGTGAGCTGAAAGTGAAAAATGGAGCAGTCTATGAAGGAGTATTTAAGACATACGGTCCAGAG TGTGACCTGGTGTTGGATGCAGCCCACAGAAAGAGCCCAGAGCCAAGCATAGCTCCCAGGAAAGAAGATATTGTGGAAAGCATCATTTTCAAGGCATCAGATGTCGTTGTGGTGACCTTCAAAGATGTGGACCTGAATTTCGCCAGGAAAG TCTCCTCTGATGCAG ACAACTTCACAGATTCGGCAGTGAGCGCTAAGATCAATGGCGAGCATAAAGAGAAGGATCTAGAGCCATGGGATGGAGGGGAGACACACAACTCTGACAGCCTCGAGTCTCTGGATACAGATGTG TCAAATGGCTGGGACCCCAATGACATGTTCAAGTACAACGAGGAGAAGTATGGAGTCTTGTCTACATATGACAGCAGCTTGTCAACATATAC CGTCCCCCTGGAGCGAGACAACTCTGAAGAGTTCCTTAAGAGAGAAGCACGTGCTGCCCAGCTGGCAGAGGAGATTGAGGCCAGTGCCACGTATAAGGCCCGTGTGGCCCTGGAGAACGATGAACGCTCTGAGGAGGAGAAATACACTGCTGTAATGCGTGGAGAAAgggacactcacacacttaGCAG tgtgtgtgtttccagagaGAACAAGTACATTCCTCCAGGTCAGAGGAACAGGGAGGCGATGTCCTGGGCACCCGGCCGTCAGAATTCCCCCCGTCTGGCTCAGAGCTCAGCGGGACCCCCGACTCCTCGACCTGGACCTCACGACTACAGTCCCACCTCCGGGCCCGACCAGAGGGTGGTTAACGGAG GTTCATCCCATTGGCCCTCACCctgtccgtctccttcctcccgCCCCCCTTCTCGTTACCAGTCTggcccctcctccctgcctcctcgGGCGACCACGCCCACCAGACCACCCTCCAGACCCCCCTCTCGACCTTCCAGGCCTCCCTCTCATTCATCCCACCCCTCCtatccctcctcctcatcctccttttcCCACCATGGGCCCACATCGCCAGCCTCCACTCTGCCCAAACGCATGTCTTCAGAAG GCCCACCCAGGATGTCTCCAAAGTCCCAGCGGACGCCTCGTGCGCACAGAGTGCCACCCTGTCGGACTACTGGAGTCCCACCAGGAGGTGATTtgatttcccacaatgcccctGGAGAGGTCCCAGTGACTCAACCGACCAGGAGCAGTTCCTCAGGGGGGACATGGTCCTCTGTTGTTAGTGGAG CTCACAGACCTCGCTCCCCCAGACAGAATAGTACTGGTGGAGCCTCTTCCCTTCCAGCACCCCAGACAGGACCAGCTCCTGTGGAAACAGTTGCTGCAGTGACAtcagcttcctctcctcctactGCTGCTAGCCCCGCCCCGACTGTGGTTGCCTCGGCCTCAGGAGATG CAAAAGAGTGCCGTGTCCAGGAGACAAGACAGACATCCCCCACTGCAAACAAGGAAAACATCAAGCCCTTGGAAAGCTCAGCTAGTATCACCAGAACAGTCTGTAAAG GACTTCCTTCTATGGCGCCAGATCACAGAAAACAAATCGATAATTTAAAGAAATTTAGTGTTGATTTTAGG TTGCAGTCTAGTTCAAACCCAGAAGCTTCTTTTGACCAGAAGGTGACCAAGCCGCCCAGAGATGCAGGAGACAAGCCGAAAGACCTCTCCCTGGACAAAGCCTCAGCAGTGGGGCGGGAAGGCACTGAAGACGGTGCTGCTGGCCCCTCCGTTGGCGCCCCCGCTCCATCCACCACAAACGCCACTAAGCCCGGCAGCCCCGCTGCGCTGTCCCCGTCTCCATCAGCCCCCGACCAAAAGAGGGCGGGACTGGATGTGACATCACAGGGAGTTCAGACAGCCGCGTCCTCGTTCGGTGGACCGAagcatgaagaggaggaggagaaaaaggaggcaGTGCACGA TCAAGTGAGAAAATCCACCTTGAACCCGAATGCCAATGAGTTCAAACCCAGGATCAATGCGCAG CACAAACCAGCAAACACCCCGACGCCCCCCCGGCCCCAGGGCCAGCCCAGCCCCTCCATCGTGGTGCAGCAGCCTCAAACTGTGTACGGCCAGACAGTCTGCTTCCCACAGATGTATCCCCTCACACCGGTCAGCCCTGGAGTGCAG AAAAGCATAATATGGAAG TCCCCAGCCATGTACCAGGTCCAGATGCCTCATATGACAGTCAGCCAGTCTAAACCCTACAGACCAGGTAAAG TTCCCAACATGCCCCAGCAGAGGCCAGATCAGCACCACCCGCCCGGCGCCCCCACTATGATGCACCCAGCCACGGCCGCGGGACCCCCTATTGTAGCACAGAACCCGGCCTACTCTGCCCAATACTTCACCTGCAGCCCACAGCAGTTCACCAGTCAGCCGCTGGTGCAGCAAATGGCGCATTACCAGTCACAG GCGCAGCATGTGTTCAGTCCGGTAATGCAGGGCAGTGCCAGGATGATGGCGCCTCCCACACACGGCCAACCCACGCTCGTCTCTTCGTCAACTACGCAGTACCCCGAGCAGACACACACCATGTATG TGTCTCAAGGGCCGATGCCTCAGCAGTACCCCCACCCCAGCGCCACCTTGCACCCTCACCAACAGCACCCCCAGCCCTCTGCCACACCCACCGGCCAAGGCCAGCAGGGTGGTCCACAACAACATGGAGGTCCTCCTAACCACCCAGCTGCCAGCCCAGTccagcaccatcagcaccatcagcagcatcagcagcagcatcagcagcatcagcagcaccagcaggccGCTGCAG cggcagcagcagcagcgcaggcCCTCCACCTGGCCAACCAGCcccaacagcagcagatgtaTTCTGCCTTGGCCCCCACTCCTCCCTCCATGACCCCGGGGCCCAATCCCCAGTCCCCCCAGGCATCGTTCCCCTCCGCCCAGCAGACGGTCTACATCCACCCACAGCAGGTGCAGCACGGCTACAACCACAACCACATGGCACACGTGCAGCAG GCCCATATGCAGT
- the atxn2 gene encoding ataxin-2 isoform X5: MSMKAGGNRSKPGGGSTSGAAAAASGAGGSGGGRQNLGRGRHGGKGAAAVIFNGVYANMRMVHVLTSVVGTKCELKVKNGAVYEGVFKTYGPECDLVLDAAHRKSPEPSIAPRKEDIVESIIFKASDVVVVTFKDVDLNFARKVSSDADNFTDSAVSAKINGEHKEKDLEPWDGGETHNSDSLESLDTDVSNGWDPNDMFKYNEEKYGVLSTYDSSLSTYTVPLERDNSEEFLKREARAAQLAEEIEASATYKARVALENDERSEEEKYTAVMRGERDTHTLSSVCVSRENKYIPPGQRNREAMSWAPGRQNSPRLAQSSAGPPTPRPGPHDYSPTSGPDQRVVNGGSSHWPSPCPSPSSRPPSRYQSGPSSLPPRATTPTRPPSRPPSRPSRPPSHSSHPSYPSSSSSFSHHGPTSPASTLPKRMSSEGPPRMSPKSQRTPRAHRVPPCRTTGVPPGGDLISHNAPGEVPVTQPTRSSSSGGTWSSVVSGAHRPRSPRQNSTGGASSLPAPQTGPAPVETVAAVTSASSPPTAASPAPTVVASASGDAKECRVQETRQTSPTANKENIKPLESSASITRTVCKGLPSMAPDHRKQIDNLKKFSVDFRLQSSSNPEASFDQKVTKPPRDAGDKPKDLSLDKASAVGREGTEDGAAGPSVGAPAPSTTNATKPGSPAALSPSPSAPDQKRAGLDVTSQGVQTAASSFGGPKHEEEEEKKEAVHDQVRKSTLNPNANEFKPRINAQHKPANTPTPPRPQGQPSPSIVVQQPQTVYGQTVCFPQMYPLTPVSPGVQSPAMYQVQMPHMTVSQSKPYRPGKVPNMPQQRPDQHHPPGAPTMMHPATAAGPPIVAQNPAYSAQYFTCSPQQFTSQPLVQQMAHYQSQAQHVFSPVMQGSARMMAPPTHGQPTLVSSSTTQYPEQTHTMYVSQGPMPQQYPHPSATLHPHQQHPQPSATPTGQGQQGGPQQHGGPPNHPAASPVQHHQHHQQHQQQHQQHQQHQQAAAAAAAAAQALHLANQPQQQQMYSALAPTPPSMTPGPNPQSPQASFPSAQQTVYIHPQQVQHGYNHNHMAHVQQAHMQSGMVQSHHPGQTHPTMMLMATPPGGPQQQMPQNALNPIPVSSTTHFSYLAHPQVQAHHQQQL, translated from the exons ATGTCAATGAAGGCCGGTGGAAATCGCAGCAAGCCTGGCGGAGGCAGCACCTCtggtgccgccgccgccgcctccggtGCTGGAGGAAGCGGTGGGGGACGACAGAATCTGGGCAG ggGAAGACACGGTGGTAAAGGTGCCGCAGCA gTCATTTTCAATGGTGTATATGCAAATATGAGGATGGTCCATGTCTTGACTTCAGTGGTG GGAACCAAGTGTGAGCTGAAAGTGAAAAATGGAGCAGTCTATGAAGGAGTATTTAAGACATACGGTCCAGAG TGTGACCTGGTGTTGGATGCAGCCCACAGAAAGAGCCCAGAGCCAAGCATAGCTCCCAGGAAAGAAGATATTGTGGAAAGCATCATTTTCAAGGCATCAGATGTCGTTGTGGTGACCTTCAAAGATGTGGACCTGAATTTCGCCAGGAAAG TCTCCTCTGATGCAG ACAACTTCACAGATTCGGCAGTGAGCGCTAAGATCAATGGCGAGCATAAAGAGAAGGATCTAGAGCCATGGGATGGAGGGGAGACACACAACTCTGACAGCCTCGAGTCTCTGGATACAGATGTG TCAAATGGCTGGGACCCCAATGACATGTTCAAGTACAACGAGGAGAAGTATGGAGTCTTGTCTACATATGACAGCAGCTTGTCAACATATAC CGTCCCCCTGGAGCGAGACAACTCTGAAGAGTTCCTTAAGAGAGAAGCACGTGCTGCCCAGCTGGCAGAGGAGATTGAGGCCAGTGCCACGTATAAGGCCCGTGTGGCCCTGGAGAACGATGAACGCTCTGAGGAGGAGAAATACACTGCTGTAATGCGTGGAGAAAgggacactcacacacttaGCAG tgtgtgtgtttccagagaGAACAAGTACATTCCTCCAGGTCAGAGGAACAGGGAGGCGATGTCCTGGGCACCCGGCCGTCAGAATTCCCCCCGTCTGGCTCAGAGCTCAGCGGGACCCCCGACTCCTCGACCTGGACCTCACGACTACAGTCCCACCTCCGGGCCCGACCAGAGGGTGGTTAACGGAG GTTCATCCCATTGGCCCTCACCctgtccgtctccttcctcccgCCCCCCTTCTCGTTACCAGTCTggcccctcctccctgcctcctcgGGCGACCACGCCCACCAGACCACCCTCCAGACCCCCCTCTCGACCTTCCAGGCCTCCCTCTCATTCATCCCACCCCTCCtatccctcctcctcatcctccttttcCCACCATGGGCCCACATCGCCAGCCTCCACTCTGCCCAAACGCATGTCTTCAGAAG GCCCACCCAGGATGTCTCCAAAGTCCCAGCGGACGCCTCGTGCGCACAGAGTGCCACCCTGTCGGACTACTGGAGTCCCACCAGGAGGTGATTtgatttcccacaatgcccctGGAGAGGTCCCAGTGACTCAACCGACCAGGAGCAGTTCCTCAGGGGGGACATGGTCCTCTGTTGTTAGTGGAG CTCACAGACCTCGCTCCCCCAGACAGAATAGTACTGGTGGAGCCTCTTCCCTTCCAGCACCCCAGACAGGACCAGCTCCTGTGGAAACAGTTGCTGCAGTGACAtcagcttcctctcctcctactGCTGCTAGCCCCGCCCCGACTGTGGTTGCCTCGGCCTCAGGAGATG CAAAAGAGTGCCGTGTCCAGGAGACAAGACAGACATCCCCCACTGCAAACAAGGAAAACATCAAGCCCTTGGAAAGCTCAGCTAGTATCACCAGAACAGTCTGTAAAG GACTTCCTTCTATGGCGCCAGATCACAGAAAACAAATCGATAATTTAAAGAAATTTAGTGTTGATTTTAGG TTGCAGTCTAGTTCAAACCCAGAAGCTTCTTTTGACCAGAAGGTGACCAAGCCGCCCAGAGATGCAGGAGACAAGCCGAAAGACCTCTCCCTGGACAAAGCCTCAGCAGTGGGGCGGGAAGGCACTGAAGACGGTGCTGCTGGCCCCTCCGTTGGCGCCCCCGCTCCATCCACCACAAACGCCACTAAGCCCGGCAGCCCCGCTGCGCTGTCCCCGTCTCCATCAGCCCCCGACCAAAAGAGGGCGGGACTGGATGTGACATCACAGGGAGTTCAGACAGCCGCGTCCTCGTTCGGTGGACCGAagcatgaagaggaggaggagaaaaaggaggcaGTGCACGA TCAAGTGAGAAAATCCACCTTGAACCCGAATGCCAATGAGTTCAAACCCAGGATCAATGCGCAG CACAAACCAGCAAACACCCCGACGCCCCCCCGGCCCCAGGGCCAGCCCAGCCCCTCCATCGTGGTGCAGCAGCCTCAAACTGTGTACGGCCAGACAGTCTGCTTCCCACAGATGTATCCCCTCACACCGGTCAGCCCTGGAGTGCAG TCCCCAGCCATGTACCAGGTCCAGATGCCTCATATGACAGTCAGCCAGTCTAAACCCTACAGACCAGGTAAAG TTCCCAACATGCCCCAGCAGAGGCCAGATCAGCACCACCCGCCCGGCGCCCCCACTATGATGCACCCAGCCACGGCCGCGGGACCCCCTATTGTAGCACAGAACCCGGCCTACTCTGCCCAATACTTCACCTGCAGCCCACAGCAGTTCACCAGTCAGCCGCTGGTGCAGCAAATGGCGCATTACCAGTCACAG GCGCAGCATGTGTTCAGTCCGGTAATGCAGGGCAGTGCCAGGATGATGGCGCCTCCCACACACGGCCAACCCACGCTCGTCTCTTCGTCAACTACGCAGTACCCCGAGCAGACACACACCATGTATG TGTCTCAAGGGCCGATGCCTCAGCAGTACCCCCACCCCAGCGCCACCTTGCACCCTCACCAACAGCACCCCCAGCCCTCTGCCACACCCACCGGCCAAGGCCAGCAGGGTGGTCCACAACAACATGGAGGTCCTCCTAACCACCCAGCTGCCAGCCCAGTccagcaccatcagcaccatcagcagcatcagcagcagcatcagcagcatcagcagcaccagcaggccGCTGCAG cggcagcagcagcagcgcaggcCCTCCACCTGGCCAACCAGCcccaacagcagcagatgtaTTCTGCCTTGGCCCCCACTCCTCCCTCCATGACCCCGGGGCCCAATCCCCAGTCCCCCCAGGCATCGTTCCCCTCCGCCCAGCAGACGGTCTACATCCACCCACAGCAGGTGCAGCACGGCTACAACCACAACCACATGGCACACGTGCAGCAG GCCCATATGCAGT